A region of Sulfurimonas sp. DNA encodes the following proteins:
- a CDS encoding heavy-metal-associated domain-containing protein, protein MNKKFKVLNIKCGGCAKTVSEALKKDFGEVKVDLEQEPRVVSVDIKDEEHEKLFRKKMRGLGYPMDDEELGVFTATGLKAKSFVSCAVGKMS, encoded by the coding sequence ATGAACAAAAAATTTAAAGTATTAAATATAAAATGTGGTGGTTGCGCTAAAACTGTTAGTGAAGCTCTAAAAAAAGATTTTGGCGAAGTTAAAGTAGATTTAGAACAAGAGCCAAGAGTTGTAAGCGTTGATATAAAAGATGAAGAACATGAGAAACTGTTTCGTAAAAAGATGCGTGGTTTAGGTTATCCTATGGATGATGAAGAACTAGGAGTTTTTACTGCGACAGGTCTTAAAGCAAAAAGTTTTGTTTCGTGTGCTGTGGGAAAAATGAGTTAA
- the truC gene encoding tRNA pseudouridine(65) synthase TruC, with translation MFENYSLEILYKDEYLVAINKPSGLLVHKSMIDRHEIYFAMKILRDQLGQWVYPIHRLDKPTSGVLLFALDKHSAKLMSEQFMSHTIKKTYLCIVRGFTDASGLIDHALKEKLDKIADKDKSKEKEPQKAMTAYETLASVQLDFAVGRYDKVRYSLVKVLPKTGRKHQIRRHMKYMSHHILGDTKYGRGEHNKLIRKEFNCHRLLLHASSLEIMHPYRKKHLKIEAGLDEIFSFMLNSFFPQHTKQNFLL, from the coding sequence TTGTTTGAAAACTATTCTCTTGAAATTCTTTATAAAGATGAGTATTTAGTAGCAATTAATAAACCATCTGGACTTTTAGTCCATAAATCTATGATAGATAGACATGAGATTTATTTTGCTATGAAGATACTTCGTGATCAACTAGGTCAATGGGTTTATCCGATTCATCGTTTAGATAAACCAACTTCAGGAGTGCTTCTTTTTGCTCTTGATAAACATAGTGCTAAACTAATGTCAGAGCAGTTTATGAGCCATACTATCAAAAAAACATATCTATGTATTGTTCGTGGGTTTACAGATGCTTCAGGTTTAATAGACCATGCTTTAAAAGAAAAACTAGATAAAATTGCAGATAAAGATAAAAGTAAAGAAAAAGAGCCTCAAAAAGCTATGACTGCGTATGAAACTTTAGCATCTGTACAACTCGACTTTGCAGTTGGAAGATACGATAAAGTTCGTTATTCACTTGTAAAAGTACTTCCAAAAACAGGTAGAAAACATCAGATTAGAAGACATATGAAGTATATGTCTCATCATATTTTAGGTGATACAAAATATGGAAGAGGAGAGCATAACAAGTTAATAAGAAAAGAGTTTAATTGTCATAGACTTTTGCTTCATGCTTCTTCGCTAGAGATTATGCATCCATATAGAAAAAAGCATTTAAAAATAGAAGCAGGGTTAGATGAGATTTTTTCTTTTATGCTTAACTCATTTTTCCCACAGCACACGAAACAAAACTTTTTGCTTTAA
- a CDS encoding DEAD/DEAH box helicase — MSFEKLGLIKPLLSAIKDLGYENPTTIQKRAIPLVMAKSDVFATAQTGTGKTAAFALPILQKLRNTTADENRLIKAVILSPTRELSIQIEQDIQNYSKNMSVTSTILVGGKDILAQQRILKKGVDIVIATPGRFMEHIENGLKITGITTFVVDEADRMLDMGFSKEIRKIHLMLPKRHQTLLFSATYSDKVRKLSKQILTKPAFIETAKKNTTVDTINQVAYMVDTTRKAELLAYLIGSRNFPQVLVFTRTKVSADELFLELQKDGLKCGIIHGDKTQAHRLKTLNQFKEGKVRVLVATDIASRGLDIEELPYVINYELPSIPEDYVHRVGRTGRAGRNGEAITLLDIYEKYDVRDIERLIGQKIPQETVEGFEPDPSIRRKDQDELKLKSEHKKTEVKRIRKPSKKAFVKPVSKKKRKTTKRD; from the coding sequence ATGTCATTTGAAAAATTAGGACTTATTAAACCCCTACTTAGTGCGATTAAAGATTTGGGTTATGAGAATCCGACAACCATACAAAAAAGAGCAATTCCTTTAGTTATGGCAAAGAGTGACGTTTTTGCGACGGCTCAAACAGGTACGGGGAAAACCGCTGCTTTTGCATTACCAATACTTCAAAAACTTCGAAACACAACTGCTGATGAAAACAGACTAATAAAAGCTGTGATTTTATCTCCAACTCGTGAGCTTTCTATTCAAATAGAACAAGACATACAAAATTACTCTAAAAATATGAGTGTAACTAGCACGATATTAGTAGGGGGAAAAGATATATTAGCTCAACAACGCATACTAAAAAAAGGTGTTGATATAGTTATTGCTACTCCTGGTAGATTTATGGAGCATATAGAAAATGGTTTGAAGATTACTGGCATAACTACATTTGTAGTTGATGAAGCAGATAGAATGTTAGATATGGGTTTTTCAAAAGAGATAAGAAAAATCCACTTGATGCTTCCTAAAAGACATCAAACTCTACTCTTTTCTGCGACATATAGCGATAAGGTAAGAAAACTCTCAAAACAGATACTTACAAAACCAGCATTTATAGAAACTGCGAAAAAGAATACAACAGTAGATACAATAAATCAAGTTGCATATATGGTAGATACTACTAGAAAAGCTGAACTCTTAGCTTATCTTATAGGCTCACGAAATTTCCCTCAAGTTTTAGTTTTTACAAGAACAAAAGTAAGTGCTGATGAGTTATTTTTAGAACTTCAAAAAGATGGACTTAAGTGTGGAATTATTCATGGAGATAAAACACAAGCACATAGACTTAAAACATTAAATCAATTTAAAGAAGGTAAAGTTAGAGTCCTTGTCGCTACTGACATAGCATCTAGAGGTTTAGATATAGAAGAACTTCCATATGTTATAAACTATGAGCTTCCTTCTATCCCTGAAGACTATGTACATCGTGTTGGAAGAACTGGAAGAGCAGGGCGAAATGGAGAGGCTATCACACTTTTAGATATATATGAAAAGTATGATGTTAGAGATATAGAAAGACTTATAGGTCAAAAGATTCCACAAGAAACAGTAGAAGGCTTTGAACCTGACCCTAGCATACGCAGAAAAGACCAAGATGAATTAAAACTAAAAAGTGAACATAAAAAAACAGAAGTAAAAAGAATTAGAAAACCTTCAAAAAAAGCTTTTGTAAAACCTGTTTCAAAGAAAAAAAGAAAAACTACAAAAAGAGATTAA
- a CDS encoding sodium:alanine symporter family protein: MESLNQIISDISSLVWGVPMLTLLVGTGLYLTIRLKGLQFWALGHAFKLILKDEKDAKGDISNFQALMTALAATVGIGNIVGVATAITMGGPGAVFWMWVTGLVGMATKYSEAILAVKYREEGTNGFKGGPMYYLANGANLPKLGYAFAFFTILASFGIGNMTQANAVAHALSTQFSIEPWVSGIALLTVTSFVILGGIKSIGKTASILIPFMILVYISTALVIIIMNFDKVGDAFGLIFYHAINPIAAGGGFLGAAVASAIRYGIARGVFSNESGLGSAPIAAAAARTDDPVKQALVSMTQTFIDTLVVCTMTALIILMAPVWMTGGSAGELTLKSFEFFLGDTGAIIIVFATVLFAYSTILGWSYYGERAFEYIFGEKSIKIYRVVFVSFVLVGAMMELKFVWNFSDVANGLMAVPNLIALLILSKVVVEETDRYFNLKKI; this comes from the coding sequence GTGGAATCCTTAAATCAAATAATTTCTGACATCTCATCATTAGTATGGGGCGTTCCTATGTTAACACTATTAGTAGGAACAGGTCTATATTTAACTATTAGGCTAAAAGGCTTACAGTTTTGGGCACTTGGTCATGCTTTTAAACTAATTTTAAAAGATGAAAAAGATGCCAAGGGTGATATCTCCAACTTTCAAGCACTCATGACTGCTTTAGCTGCAACTGTAGGTATTGGAAACATTGTTGGAGTTGCCACAGCTATCACCATGGGTGGTCCTGGAGCTGTTTTTTGGATGTGGGTTACTGGACTTGTAGGAATGGCTACAAAATACTCAGAAGCAATACTAGCCGTAAAGTATAGAGAAGAAGGGACAAACGGCTTTAAAGGTGGACCAATGTACTACCTTGCGAATGGTGCAAACCTTCCAAAACTCGGTTATGCATTTGCATTTTTCACAATACTTGCCTCTTTTGGTATAGGAAATATGACGCAAGCTAATGCTGTTGCTCACGCTCTTTCTACTCAGTTTTCTATAGAACCTTGGGTAAGTGGCATCGCTTTACTGACTGTTACTTCATTTGTAATTCTTGGAGGTATAAAATCCATTGGAAAGACTGCTTCTATCCTAATTCCATTTATGATTCTTGTCTATATTTCTACAGCTCTAGTCATTATAATTATGAACTTTGACAAAGTCGGGGATGCTTTTGGTCTGATATTTTATCATGCGATTAATCCAATAGCCGCTGGAGGTGGATTTTTAGGTGCCGCTGTTGCATCTGCGATTAGATACGGTATTGCCAGAGGTGTATTTTCAAATGAATCAGGTCTAGGTTCAGCTCCAATAGCTGCAGCCGCCGCAAGAACTGATGACCCAGTAAAGCAAGCTTTGGTATCAATGACACAAACTTTTATAGATACACTGGTAGTTTGTACTATGACAGCCCTTATAATTTTAATGGCTCCAGTTTGGATGACTGGAGGCAGTGCAGGAGAGTTAACACTAAAGAGTTTTGAATTTTTCTTAGGAGATACAGGTGCTATAATCATCGTTTTTGCTACTGTATTATTTGCCTACTCTACAATTCTTGGCTGGTCATATTATGGAGAGAGAGCTTTTGAATATATTTTTGGTGAAAAGTCTATCAAAATATATAGAGTCGTCTTTGTTAGTTTTGTTCTTGTTGGAGCAATGATGGAGTTAAAGTTTGTTTGGAACTTCTCAGATGTAGCAAACGGGCTAATGGCAGTTCCAAACTTGATAGCACTTCTTATTTTATCTAAGGTCGTGGTAGAAGAAACAGATAGATATTTTAATTTAAAAAAGATATAA
- a CDS encoding DUF2062 domain-containing protein encodes MVRKNLKKISKSEKLKKFIKKYKVPPEYLSTNRKMVSKAVFIGLFIAFIPMPMQMVLVLAMMPFFKFNVPIALAMCWLSNPFTMPPMYYIEYLTGSYILGSEALCVEMTLEWFSEHLDDIFIDLYFGTLIYAIVGSFTGYWLVNYFWKGSVNRDKKLHRHHRKT; translated from the coding sequence ATGGTCAGAAAAAATCTTAAAAAAATAAGTAAAAGTGAAAAGTTAAAAAAATTTATAAAAAAGTATAAAGTCCCACCTGAGTACCTTTCAACAAACCGTAAAATGGTTTCAAAAGCTGTTTTCATAGGTCTTTTCATCGCTTTTATACCGATGCCAATGCAGATGGTTTTAGTTTTAGCGATGATGCCATTTTTTAAGTTTAATGTTCCAATTGCACTTGCTATGTGTTGGTTAAGTAATCCTTTTACAATGCCTCCAATGTACTATATCGAGTACCTGACAGGCTCCTATATTTTAGGGAGTGAAGCACTTTGTGTTGAGATGACTTTAGAGTGGTTTAGCGAACATCTTGATGATATTTTTATAGACTTGTATTTTGGAACTTTAATTTATGCGATAGTTGGTTCATTTACTGGGTACTGGTTAGTGAATTATTTTTGGAAAGGCTCAGTAAATAGAGATAAAAAACTTCATCGTCATCATAGAAAAACTTAA
- the lgt gene encoding prolipoprotein diacylglyceryl transferase — MNNWNYIYDTFDPIAFYIFSFPVHWYGIMYVLALVSALFIGKAFIKKDKLDFKSKDLDNYFIYVEIGVILGARLGYILFYDTQTMYYITHPWEIFNPFQNGEFVGIRGMSYHGAVIGFLLSTYIYSIKHQIAFGKIMDLVALSIPLAFVFGRIGNFLNQELIGRETDVSWGILVDGVLRHPSQLYEAVLEGFVVFLVVFAYKKYQKFSGELILIYAISYGILRAIAEIYRAPDVQIGYVCCNMITQGQVMSLGMSFVSILAWFYYKHNSRKIVKY; from the coding sequence ATGAATAACTGGAATTATATATACGATACCTTTGACCCGATAGCCTTTTATATATTTTCATTTCCTGTACATTGGTATGGAATCATGTATGTTTTAGCCCTAGTGAGTGCTTTGTTTATAGGTAAAGCATTTATTAAAAAAGATAAACTTGATTTTAAAAGTAAAGATTTAGATAACTATTTTATATATGTAGAGATTGGGGTTATTTTAGGTGCAAGATTGGGTTATATTCTTTTTTATGACACTCAAACAATGTATTATATTACTCATCCTTGGGAGATTTTTAACCCATTTCAAAATGGTGAGTTTGTAGGTATCCGTGGCATGAGTTATCATGGTGCAGTTATTGGTTTTTTACTTAGCACTTATATTTACTCCATAAAACATCAAATTGCCTTTGGAAAGATTATGGATTTAGTGGCTCTTTCTATTCCTTTGGCTTTTGTTTTTGGTCGCATAGGGAATTTTTTAAATCAAGAGCTTATAGGTCGCGAAACTGATGTTAGTTGGGGCATATTAGTTGATGGTGTTCTTCGTCATCCATCTCAACTTTATGAAGCTGTTCTTGAGGGTTTTGTAGTTTTTCTTGTAGTTTTTGCATATAAAAAATATCAAAAATTTAGTGGAGAACTAATTTTAATCTATGCTATTAGTTATGGAATTCTTAGAGCTATTGCAGAGATATATCGTGCGCCTGATGTACAAATCGGATATGTTTGTTGCAACATGATAACTCAAGGTCAAGTTATGAGTTTAGGTATGAGTTTTGTAAGTATTTTGGCTTGGTTTTATTATAAGCATAATAGTAGAAAGATAGTTAAATATTAA
- the rhuM gene encoding RhuM family protein, producing the protein MNNLITYNDGELELNVSIEKETVWLTQKQLGELFSVESHNITYHIKNIYKQKELDKNPTTQRIRVVQKEGNREVQRDVDHYNLDMIISIGYRVNSITATKFRQWATSVLKSYIQDGYAINREKITQQRLQSLENDMTTFKSHIKNNILEIRQGIFFKGEIFDAYLFVSEIIKNAKKSVVLIDNYIDEAVLILLSKNQNIHIIIYTQSISKQLKLDVQKYNKQYNNLHVKITKNFHDRFMIIDDKEVYHIGASLKDLGNKIFAFSKIDMDSIDIIKKL; encoded by the coding sequence ATGAATAATCTAATAACATACAACGATGGTGAACTAGAATTAAATGTATCCATAGAAAAAGAAACAGTGTGGCTAACACAAAAGCAATTAGGGGAACTTTTTAGTGTAGAATCTCATAATATAACTTATCATATAAAAAATATTTATAAGCAAAAAGAACTAGATAAAAATCCAACTACTCAAAGAATTAGAGTAGTTCAAAAAGAGGGAAACAGAGAAGTTCAAAGAGATGTAGATCATTATAATCTTGATATGATTATCTCTATTGGATATAGAGTAAATTCTATTACTGCTACAAAATTTAGACAGTGGGCTACATCTGTATTGAAAAGTTATATTCAAGATGGTTATGCTATAAATAGAGAAAAGATAACACAACAAAGACTACAATCATTGGAAAATGATATGACTACTTTCAAATCACATATTAAAAATAATATCTTAGAAATAAGGCAAGGGATATTTTTTAAAGGAGAGATATTTGATGCTTATCTATTTGTATCTGAGATAATTAAAAATGCTAAAAAATCAGTTGTATTAATAGATAATTACATTGATGAAGCAGTATTGATATTATTGTCTAAAAATCAGAATATCCATATAATCATCTATACTCAATCAATATCAAAACAGTTAAAGCTAGATGTACAAAAATACAATAAACAATACAATAATCTACATGTAAAGATTACTAAAAATTTCCATGATAGATTTATGATAATAGATGACAAAGAAGTTTATCATATAGGGGCTAGTTTAAAAGATTTAGGCAATAAAATTTTTGCATTTAGTAAGATTGATATGGATAGTATTGATATAATAAAAAAACTGTAG
- a CDS encoding Eco47II family restriction endonuclease, with protein MKIITKEYNVIELFAGAGGLALGLEQAGFNTKITVEINKWATKTLLKNRPHWNVIQEDITKISKNGIKSYLQDNQEIDLLSGGYPCQSFSYAGKKLGLEDTRGTLFWDFAKILKEVKPKMFLAENVKGLATHDKGNTLQIMLDIFKEVGYSVTYKVLNSLDYGVAQKRQRILIIGIRNDIKEKIGVDYTFPKPYKKQLVLKDILRNVPHSPCATYNDKKKEVLKHVKPGGCWRDLPDDIAREYMKTTYFMGGGRTGIARRLSWDEPGLTVLCTPAQKQTERCHPDELRPFSVRENARIQSFPDEWIFEGSIAEQYKQIGNAVPVNMAKEIGLSIIKYLDKLKEVKKMREYNLSFISDVNLFNHVKETIEKYRFKINLKEFNKNLIDPIKLTFDSKIYGKTIEDIIEAESIRQMDKSNSNTLGYFQQNFFKYIVNGKTKEANWSVPKKGFDIINDVDKIYVEMKNKHNTMNSKSSPATYMMMQNKLLEDEKATCMLVEVIAKYSQNIKWAVSLNGNPMSNDRIRRVSIDKFYEIVTGEKEAFKQLVEALPQVMDDVLTEIQQNGIENTVFEELEGIDENILKSLYLLSFKKYEGFSSLNV; from the coding sequence TTGAAAATAATTACAAAAGAATATAATGTTATTGAACTATTTGCAGGTGCAGGTGGTTTAGCTTTAGGATTGGAACAAGCAGGATTTAACACTAAAATCACTGTTGAAATCAATAAATGGGCAACTAAAACTTTATTAAAAAATAGACCACATTGGAATGTTATACAAGAAGATATAACAAAAATTTCAAAAAATGGAATAAAAAGTTATTTACAAGACAATCAAGAAATAGATTTATTATCAGGGGGTTATCCTTGTCAATCGTTTAGTTATGCAGGTAAAAAACTAGGACTAGAAGACACAAGAGGAACACTCTTTTGGGATTTTGCAAAAATCTTAAAAGAAGTTAAACCAAAAATGTTTTTAGCTGAAAATGTAAAAGGCTTGGCAACTCACGACAAGGGAAATACATTACAAATAATGTTAGATATATTTAAAGAAGTTGGTTATTCTGTAACTTATAAAGTTTTAAATTCATTAGATTATGGTGTTGCTCAAAAAAGACAAAGAATTTTAATAATCGGAATAAGAAATGATATTAAAGAAAAGATTGGGGTAGATTATACATTTCCTAAACCATATAAAAAACAATTAGTTTTAAAAGATATATTAAGAAATGTTCCACATTCTCCATGTGCTACATACAATGATAAGAAAAAAGAGGTTTTAAAACATGTGAAACCTGGTGGTTGTTGGCGAGATTTACCTGATGATATAGCTAGAGAATATATGAAAACCACTTATTTTATGGGTGGTGGAAGGACTGGAATAGCCAGAAGATTATCTTGGGATGAACCAGGATTAACTGTACTATGTACACCAGCACAGAAGCAAACTGAAAGGTGTCATCCTGATGAACTAAGACCATTTAGTGTTAGAGAAAATGCAAGAATACAATCATTTCCAGACGAGTGGATTTTTGAGGGTTCAATAGCAGAACAATACAAACAAATTGGTAATGCAGTTCCTGTAAATATGGCAAAAGAAATAGGATTATCAATAATAAAGTATTTAGATAAATTAAAAGAGGTAAAAAAAATGAGAGAATATAATTTAAGTTTTATAAGTGATGTGAATTTATTTAACCATGTGAAAGAAACAATAGAAAAATATAGATTTAAAATTAATTTAAAAGAATTCAATAAGAATTTAATTGACCCAATTAAATTAACATTTGATTCTAAAATTTATGGAAAAACGATAGAAGATATTATTGAAGCAGAATCAATAAGGCAAATGGATAAATCAAATAGTAATACTCTAGGATATTTTCAGCAAAATTTTTTTAAGTATATTGTTAATGGGAAGACTAAAGAAGCAAACTGGAGTGTACCTAAAAAAGGTTTTGATATTATTAATGATGTTGATAAAATTTATGTTGAAATGAAAAATAAACACAATACAATGAATTCTAAATCATCTCCTGCAACATACATGATGATGCAAAATAAATTACTAGAAGATGAAAAAGCAACTTGTATGCTTGTTGAAGTAATAGCAAAATATAGTCAAAATATAAAATGGGCAGTATCTCTAAATGGTAATCCAATGTCAAATGATAGAATTAGAAGAGTTTCTATTGATAAGTTTTATGAAATAGTAACAGGAGAAAAAGAAGCTTTTAAACAATTAGTTGAAGCTTTACCCCAAGTGATGGACGATGTCTTAACAGAAATACAACAAAATGGTATTGAAAATACTGTATTTGAAGAACTAGAAGGTATAGATGAGAATATATTAAAAAGTTTATATTTATTATCATTTAAGAAATATGAAGGTTTCTCTAGTTTAAATGTTTAA
- a CDS encoding type I restriction enzyme HsdR N-terminal domain-containing protein, translating into MKISEILKDTNYKLTQFKTEQIQEIDSLIFEKELRGNQVNFIKCLVRQKDIQVKREELVRQLFLLSLHKDYDYPYSRMQIEYAVHFGREVKRADIVIMDKVQPTVPYIVIEVKKPKLKDGKEQLKSYCNSTGATIAIWSNGEQTIYYHRKDPNYFEPIPDIPKANKSLRDVLQEKFTIQDLIKKDILKTQKRSLKSIVLDMEDEIIELTPSHLSVCVLSPQDVKLFNSNLDVIDMCVKIMNPKEDEYVRLAS; encoded by the coding sequence ATGAAAATAAGTGAAATACTAAAAGATACTAACTATAAACTAACTCAATTTAAAACTGAACAAATCCAAGAGATAGACTCTTTGATTTTTGAAAAAGAATTAAGAGGTAATCAAGTAAATTTTATAAAATGCTTAGTTAGACAAAAAGATATACAAGTTAAGCGAGAAGAGTTAGTACGACAACTTTTTTTATTATCACTTCATAAAGATTATGATTATCCTTATAGTCGTATGCAAATAGAATATGCAGTACATTTTGGAAGAGAAGTGAAACGAGCTGATATAGTTATCATGGACAAGGTACAGCCTACTGTTCCTTATATCGTCATAGAAGTAAAAAAGCCAAAATTAAAAGATGGAAAAGAGCAGTTAAAGAGTTATTGTAACTCTACGGGTGCAACTATTGCTATATGGAGTAATGGTGAACAAACTATTTATTATCATAGAAAAGACCCTAATTATTTTGAGCCTATTCCTGATATTCCAAAAGCAAACAAATCATTAAGAGATGTTTTACAAGAAAAATTTACTATACAAGATTTAATCAAAAAAGATATTTTAAAAACTCAAAAAAGAAGTCTTAAAAGTATCGTTTTAGATATGGAAGATGAAATCATAGAACTTACCCCTTCTCATCTGTCTGTTTGTGTTTTATCACCTCAGGATGTAAAACTTTTTAATTCAAATCTCGATGTTATAGATATGTGTGTAAAGATAATGAACCCAAAAGAAGATGAGTATGTTAGGTTAGCAAGTTGA
- a CDS encoding (Fe-S)-binding protein yields MSKTREEIFNYIDITDDCIKCAKCVPVCTIYRVNPDEVTSPRGFLDLLGAYQRGNLDLDENVKEIFESCFLCTACVEVCPKSLPTDMVIEQVRSDIAKKFGIAWYKRAFFLLLRHRWMNDLAFKLGWVFQTCGFKIKADIDSMNSRFSFPMLKADRLLPSLTKTSFLNSHPENINNGGKRKVAIFIGCLGNYNYKDVGEGLLEILKHLEIDAFLAKSQKCCSAPAYFTGDFDTVDYNAKFNIEYFESFSSDVEAIIVPEATCSAMLKIDYEHYFHDQPEWKARAIAIKDKIFMATEWLQHHTHLEELLASKKKDTQIVTYHDPCHAKKMQGIHKEPRNLISQNYNIVEMSDPNSCCGFGGVTMQSEKYHFAKAAGLPKAAMIKNTKADIVSAECSACRMQINNSMGNEATTIFKNPIELIAEALRK; encoded by the coding sequence TTGAGTAAAACAAGAGAGGAAATTTTCAATTATATAGATATAACTGATGACTGTATTAAATGTGCAAAGTGTGTTCCTGTTTGTACTATTTACAGAGTAAATCCAGATGAGGTAACTTCTCCTCGTGGTTTTTTAGACCTTTTAGGGGCGTATCAAAGAGGAAACCTAGACTTAGATGAAAATGTAAAAGAGATTTTTGAGAGTTGTTTTTTATGTACCGCTTGTGTTGAAGTATGTCCAAAATCACTTCCAACAGATATGGTAATAGAGCAAGTTCGTTCAGACATAGCAAAAAAGTTTGGTATTGCTTGGTATAAGAGAGCTTTTTTTCTCTTGCTTCGTCATAGATGGATGAATGATTTAGCTTTTAAGCTAGGTTGGGTTTTTCAAACTTGTGGATTTAAGATAAAAGCTGACATAGACTCTATGAACTCTCGTTTTTCATTTCCAATGTTAAAAGCAGATAGACTTCTTCCAAGTCTTACAAAAACATCATTTTTAAATTCTCACCCTGAAAATATAAATAATGGTGGAAAAAGAAAAGTAGCGATTTTTATAGGCTGTTTAGGAAATTACAATTACAAAGATGTTGGAGAAGGACTTTTAGAGATACTAAAACATTTAGAAATAGATGCTTTTTTAGCAAAGAGTCAAAAATGTTGTTCTGCTCCTGCTTATTTTACGGGCGATTTTGATACAGTTGATTATAACGCTAAGTTTAATATAGAGTATTTTGAGAGTTTTAGTAGTGATGTTGAGGCTATTATAGTTCCAGAAGCAACCTGTTCTGCAATGCTAAAAATTGACTATGAACACTACTTTCATGACCAACCTGAGTGGAAGGCTAGGGCAATAGCTATTAAAGATAAAATTTTTATGGCTACAGAGTGGCTCCAACATCACACGCATCTAGAAGAACTTTTAGCATCTAAGAAAAAAGACACTCAAATAGTTACATACCATGATCCTTGTCATGCAAAAAAGATGCAAGGTATTCATAAAGAACCAAGGAATTTGATAAGTCAAAATTACAATATTGTAGAGATGAGTGACCCAAACTCTTGTTGTGGATTTGGTGGTGTGACTATGCAGAGTGAGAAATATCACTTTGCAAAAGCTGCTGGTCTTCCAAAAGCAGCTATGATAAAAAATACAAAAGCAGATATCGTAAGTGCCGAGTGTAGTGCTTGTCGTATGCAGATAAATAACTCTATGGGGAACGAAGCTACTACTATATTTAAAAATCCTATTGAGCTTATTGCTGAAGCTTTGAGGAAATAA